AGAGGTACTGAAATGGCACTTTTAGGTTTGAGAGATTGATGACCTCTTGTAGGTGAGTGTTGTGATAtgaggtaggctacctgttgcctggctacccaaactccttgctccggccaaacgcCACGCCCAAGGACGTTCGTTTCTTCTTCGCAATGAGTCTGGATTTGAGTACCTCCCCAACATTTCACCGAATGCCAACACATTCGGGGGCCATCTGATTTGTCCGGTAACGATGGGTTGAGTCAGAGCTAGAACACACGTGGGTAAAACAGCAGTTTGAAAATTCATCATTGGCTgttactctgattggttagagacaaTCCAATCGCTGAAGACATTGTTCTGTACAACACCCATCATGCCCCTCGTCACCACAAACAACTTCAATAATAATCCTCACCATATCCAGACTAAAGTATGTAGTGAAGGACAAAGCAGCGGAAGAATTTAGTTTGAGTCGTCAGGCTAGGTTGCCTCATCTATTAGGACAGCACCACCTACTGTTTGAATGTACTTTATTATAACATACACCAAGTAGAATAGATTTATCTATTTATTTTATGTTCTAAATAACCTAGTAATTTATTTCAAACCACTTCAATATGGTTGACCTTGTTGCACTTTTGTTCAAGTTAAGTTTACAGTGTATTGTTATTATAAATCTATGGAACTACAGGTAGTTTTTTTGTTCTTCATGTTATGTCAGTGTAATGTGTGAATGTATTTGAGACCTCAGAATGTAATGGTCATAATGATGATAATGTTTGCTCTTTGATATACCGTCATGTTTGAGTtcctattgttatttattttgatTATGGATGTTGCTTGTTGTGTTCGATTCCATTTCCACTTGATTTGACACTGTTTATAAATCAGGCTATTATTCTTGCTTGATCTGTAAAATGTTTTAGATTGTTTAATAATTAAAAACATTCTTTATATGGATTGTATTACCACCTGTGATATAAAACTATATGCTGTatttcaaaaataaaaaaaactgcccATTGTCACCTTGTTTACAATAACATCACCATTTAAAATCAGAGGTAGATTTTATAGCTCTGTTTACAGTAATATCACCATTTAAAATCAGAGGTAGGTTGTTGTAGCTCCTTGTTTACAGTAATATCACCATTTAAATTCAGAGGTAGGTTGTTATAGCTCTGCGCCAGGCTCACTTGGCTATGTGTGTAATATTTTAGCTCCTTTCTGTTTCATGTCCTGAGAAGAGTTCCTTTAACCTTCTCAACTAAAACTGGTAAAACAATGGTTCTGACATTGGCTTACactgtttttttaaatattaaaaGTCTCCCCAGCTGAGTTTACTTTTAGCCTGGTGTATGGGGAGGGGCCATATGTGATTCAACCTCATGTTGGTTGGACACAGAGGAGAATTCAAATTCCCTCTCAATGGACTATCAGAGAACTCACATTTTCACCAGTTTTCCTGCACACTACAACTACCTGTTTATTCTGCTAATAGTCTAGTCATTTCTAAAAGGTGAGGTAATTAGTTTTATGCATGATATACTGCATTTGTCAGAATTGTTTTCTGAATGTACACAATATTGCTGATACTATTGCTTTTCTTTATGAAATGTAGTGCTTTTTTGTCACGATAGTCGTatgaaggagaccaaggcgcagcgtggtatgcgtacattctctttattaaaagaatgaacaccgaacaaactaacaaaataacaaacgaaacgtgaagctatacattatagtgctgacaggcaactacacatagtcaagatcccacatcagaaagtgggaaaaagggctacctaaatatgatccatatcaggccaacatagatatacaaaacccctagacctacaaaacccctagacatacaaaaatctAGACATGCagaacccctagacatacaaaacccctagacatacaaaacccctagacatacaaaaactcctagacatacaaaaacctagagtacccaccctagtcacaccctaacctaaccaaaatatatagaaaaacagatatctaaggtcagggcgtgacatttttACAGCAGTTCAAACCTGTATTTCACTACATtcatgattttatttatgtaggTATAGGCTATATATAGCTATAgtccacgtgtcaaactcattccacggagggccgagtgtctgcgggatTTCGCTCCACCCTCGCACTTGATTTATGAATTaaagtcactaattagtaaggaactcgcCTCACTTGGTTGTCTAGATCTTAATTAAAACAAAAACCTGCTGACACTCAGCCCTCCAtgcaactgaaaggttgctagatcaaatccccgagctgacaaggtaaacatctgtggttctgcccctgaataaggcagttaacccactgttcctaggccgtcattgtaaataagaatttgttcttaactgacttgcctagttaaattaaaaaaatatgctCCTGAAAAACAATGAGGAGATTGGAGATGCTGGCCTTGCACTGAGTCAAGCTGTGCGTAAATTgactgcaaacaatttggaatttaacgcattaatgtttcttataacaTTAAATGTTAGCtagagactggtactcaggctagtCATTTTCACCTTGACACATGAATATCTTACATGTCTTTCCCACACAGTTGGTTGTGCATGCTGGCTACACATGTATCATATACTTACAAATCAAATCTGCTTGCTGTGTGGAGCAGAGTTCAGACGCCACCCTTATCTTTGATTTCACACTCAATTTGCTGGGCCAGTCAACAAACGGCTGTAGGGAGAGGATAGCCTTACTTCAGTGCTAACGTTACACCTTTGTACAAGCAAtggcactgacacacacatggaAAAACCCTTCATATAGGTTAAATTAATCTCACCATCAGATTCACTTAGCTATGATGATACATAACGTTATTACCTTCAACCTTGCAACGGTGTTTTCATGATACTGTTTTGTGTTTACTTTCACTTTCACTGGACGAGGAGCTGTAGAGAGAGTAGCAACTGTCCTTATCTCTGTGGGAGGAGCTCACAACACAAAATTGGCCAACGGGGTTTCTTGTTAGTTTTTAAACTAAAACAACAGagcttgttagtatttaaactaTCCAACGGACTACGTTACCATGCCTCCCACGATGCCTCCTTTGGAAACGGTTCCTAGTTTGAAATACTACTTTGACACACATTATTCAGAGGTCCATTTACATCACCTTGCCTCACCAAGCCAGACATTGCTGCCATGGCTCGTGTTAAAAGTTACCTTACTCTTCTGCTGCTATTCCTTCCTGAGGGTGAGTTACATCAGTTTCATATGAAATACATGATAGGTCTGTAGGTCTTAAATGTAAGTTATACAGTATTATCAATTTCAGAGTTTCATTATGCGATGTAGCTAACTACACTACAAATATAGGTGCATTATGCATCAGTTGTAACTACAGATAGTCCTTAAAGGAATACATTTAATTCAATAAAAAGTGTTATATTTTGAACATTATTGAAGCTAAGGTGTCTTTTTACTGGTGAATAACCAGTCCAGTCACCATCAGTATACAAACATCAGCATCTTCCTGTTCTATAATGTAAAACATGCAACTTATAAAAAGTCAATGGATCTTAAATATCACAGTTTCCTGGACTatattgaaatatattttccacaaCCAAAAAAAGATTGTACTTTCAGCTGCAACAATactggaagcatagaaatagctcacatagaacagatctaccacttcttagacttgctttcatgGAGAATTACAGATATATTTCTATAAATGAATTTCTTTGTGAATTTGGtctggtcgcccaaaaagttacatattccAGCATTAAATTTGATAGGATTTATTTTAGCCCACCAAGGGCTAGTCTTCCAAGAGTCCTTTGAAATGTACAAACATACAGAATGGGAATTGAAATGATTGATGCAATACTGCATATACCTTTAAATGTATTTATGCAGTTGTTTAATCCCTTCACAGTGTTCACTGCAGGTTGCTAAAATGTAGTGCTGTATTAGATGTGTGTACTAAACAGCCTGTAACTGTCTTCATGCAGGGTTCTCTCAGCTGGTGAGAACACAGCAGGTTGTCACAGCAACCATGGGAGAGGATGCTCACTTCAGCTGCAGGCTCATGAAACCCAAAGATGTGCTTCAAGTCACCTGGCAGAAAGAGACATCAGGGGCGACTGAAAATGTGGCCACCTACAACAAACGATTTGGACCAGTAGTCAACCCACCTTTTCAGAGGAACGTGGAGTTTGAAGACGAGGGTCTGCAGAACTGCTCTATCGTCATCAGAGGAGTGTCAAGAGGAGATGAGTCCTGCTACAAGTGTCTGTTTAATGCCTATCCAGAAGGAGCTATCAGTGGCAGGACCTGCCTCCAAATTAATGGTAAAATATGATAACTAAGGACGTGTTAAAGGGACATTACACTCTAAAATCCAAATTGTATAATGTGGATTCACTTTAACATTAGACTACTTTTGAGGTCTTAAAACAATGTTGTGTCCCTTTTAAAACAGGAACAATGGCCTCCAATGCCTTCAATCCATTGTTCTACCTTGACCTGTGTGTAAATGATTAACCCAGGAACAATTCCCTCAAATCATCATGCATCCATTTGACCTTGATGTACATGAAAACATTATAGTATTGACATTCACTGTGACCTGTGTCTGTTGTCCTATAGAGCTGTATGGACCCTCACTCATCATCACACAAACCAACAACAGTCACAccactctgtcctgttctgctactGGACGACCTGTTCCTATAGTAACCTGGGACCACATAGAAAACATCAGTCTAGACAAATCCACCATGGCTGAAGTCACCCATCCCAATGAAACAGTCACTGTCACCATAACTGCCATGGTGGCAGCGTCCAGTCTACCTGACAAAGACaccagggttaggtgtgtagcGTCATCCGTTGGGGCCGTCAAGGAGGTTTCCATGGTGATTCCAACTAGGGATCAAGCTTCATTTGCAGGTGAGAAATGGTTAGGGTTAATACCACCATAATATATTGACATGATCAGGAACATGATGTCATGATGAATTACTGCCTGTGTTCATGATGAAGTACTTCCTGTGTTCATGATGAATTACTGCCTGTGTTCACGATGAAGTACTTCCTGTGTTCATGATGAAGTACTTCCTGTGTTCACGATGAAGTACTGCCTGTGTATTTCTGTTCTAGGTCAATCTCAGGTCTCTGATGATGACAGGATCAGTGGTAAGTGGTTGTTATTCTAATAATGACAGGTCATAATCAACCTATTGACTGGCTCTTTTCCTATTCAACTTTCAGGTGTAGTGCAGAGCCATATTTcgagtcgtggccaaaagttttgagaatgacacaaatattaattttcacaaagtctgcttccTCTGTgttatggcaatttgcatatactccagaatgttattaagagtgatcagatgaatttgaattaattgcaaagtccctatttgccatgcaaatgaactgaatcccccaaaaacatttccactgcatttcagccctgccacaaaaggaccagctgacatcatgtcagtgattctctcgttaacacaggtgtgagtgttgacgaggacaaggctggagatcactctgggatgctgattgagttcgaataaaagactggaagcttcaaaaggagggtggtgcttggaatcattgttcttcctctgtctaccatggttacctgcaattaaacacgtgccgtcatcattgctttgcacaaaaaatggcttcacaggcaaggatattgctgccagtaagattgcacctacatcaaccatttattggatcatcaagaacttcaaggagagcggttcaattgttgtgaagaaggcttcagggcgcccaagaaagtccagcaagcgccaggactgtctcctaaagttgattcagctgcgggatcggggcaccaccagttcagagcttgctcaggaatggcagcaggcaggtgttagTGCATCTGCAGTCACAGTGAGGCGAATACtttggcctggtgtcaagaagggcagcaaagaagccacttctctccaggaaaaacatcagggacagactgatattctgcaaaaggtacagagaTTTGATTGctggtaaagtaattttctctgatgaatcccctttctgattgtttggggcatctggaaaaaagcttgtccagagaagacaagttgagcactaccatcagtcctgtatcatgccaacagtaaagcatcctgagaccattcatgtatggggttgcttctcagccaagggagtgggctcactcacaattttgcctaagaacacagccatgaataaagaatggtaccaacacatcctccgagagcaacttctcccaaccatccaggaacagtttggtgacgaacaatgccttttctagCATGATGgcgcaccttgccataaggcaaaagtgataactaagtggctcggggaacaaaacatcgatattttgggtccgtggccaggaaactccccagagcTTAATCcctttgagaacttgtggtcaatcctcaagaggcgtgtggacaaacaaaaacccacaaattctgacaaactccaagcattgattatgcaagaatgggctgccatcagtcaggatgtggcccagaagttaattgacagcatgccagggtggattgcagaggtcttgaaaaagaagagtCAACActtcaaatattgactctttgcatcaacttcatgtaattgtcaataaaagcctttggcacttatgaaatgcttgtacttATACTTCAgttttccatagtaacatctgacaaaaatatctaaagacactgaggcagcaaactttgtgaaaatgtatatttgtgtcattctcaaaacttttggccacgactgtacatgcaTGAGGCATTGGTGTAGTGTACCTGGGAAGTTGACGTCTGTCTTCTCTTGTCATCTCTGTCATTCACAGGTACAGTGGTTGGTGCAGTGATGGGTTCAATGTGTCTCATTGCTGGAATCTGTGTAATACTGTGGTTTCTTAAGAGGAGAAAAGACACCTCATCCAGGTAGAGATACAAACTATTACCTTGAAACTGAACAGTTACTCTGAATTGAATGTGATTTGACTGCCAGTTGTTTACCAGTTGATCTCTAATTTGATGTACAGAAAAGCCCCAGTGTCTGACCCTGAAATCAGCAGGACTCCAACAAAGACAACTGAATGGTGAGACTCATTCTAAAGAACCTTTAAGGGGTCAATAGGTCCATCAAATCTATTTGTAAGAAAACCTGAAACATGCTAATataattgttaaaacatttctgcctcataggtaaaaaaaaaaaaaaaaaacgttgctCTTGTCAGTACATTGACATGTTTTATTCATTTCAGGGAAACACCAACCTCCAGTCCACCAACCAGGGACTCACAAACCTTCACTCCATCACGAAAGTGAATAGTTTTACAACTTTATGTCATTATCTTTATAAAGTGCTTAAAACAGGGAAGAATAGAACGTTACAGAAGAATGATGTACATCTGTGGTGGTCATAGAGTAGTcatggtgacagcatcatgcacTCAGCTGCATGTTAATATCTGTTCTGCTTTGTGACTCATGTCACTAATGCACTACATATTCTCTCAACTTGGGAAAGATGTGTATTTCTGTGATCATAGAGTGGTCATGTTTATTATGTCAGTTTTTACATCACTGTCCGCAGGGCCCTTTCTAGCTTTTTGCACTTCCTCTTGGCAGCTTAAAAGTTAATATCCTGCAATTTAACAGTATGTTGAGACCGCGACTGACTTCCTAAAACatatgatatatactgtatagaaaAACATTGTTTTGGTTGGGGGCCCCCTAGTCGCTGTGGGGCCCTAAGCAGCCGCTCACTTCACTTAAGCCTAGAAACGGCACTGACTGTTACCACAGATAATATGGTTCTTATCAATACGTTGACCATGTTCATTTCTTTCAGGACCACACCAATCTCCAGTCCATTCACAATGTGAGTATTTGTACAACTTTATTTGATCATCCTGGTAGAATGCTTGAAACAGATGATTGTGAATGTTAAAATGGGTTACAATATGGGTTACAATGGGTTACAATTTTGTGTTTCAGGTTAGACTCCCTCAGCTCCTCAGCCAAGCATATAATGCAACAAGCACAAGATGTTGTGAGGAAGTAGGTTTAAGTTCTCTTGTTTTTTGGGGTGGGGGTTTTATACCGTATTCTCTCATTGAACGAGAAGCTCTGGAATTATGTTTTGAGGTGGTAGTCATGGTGACTGCATACATGCAAATGAGTTGCATTTGCTGCATTGTTGTTATGTTACTGATGTCACTAATATAGGATACTCCattcagtcaatatttaaatgacCTTCTTTTATACAGAATATCTCCTGAGAAACCAGATGATCTGCAATGTAGAAGGTGAGCTGAAATAATCATAAATAATTACAAAGATGCAGTCAGAagtgtatattttttaaataaatatctaCGCCATTCTGTTGTATCTATCTTAGGAAACTTTTATAGGGTTACGAGGACTGAGTGACTACCatactgtctcacacacacatctgtgtGGTTCGGAGACTGTTTCTATCCATAGGCATTGTGGGTACTGAATAGTGGACTGAATGGCTGACACACATAGGCCTGCTGGTTATTgtatatataaatacagtatgtaaATATAGTTTGTAGTTGGTTAATGATGAAACATGATAAATCCACACTAGACTTGTTCGTGGTTTTATTCTTCACTTTTTTATAAATCAAATGTTGTATATTATAGTCTACACAATGTCATAATGTAGACTACTTTAATGGTGTGTGTTATGATATTATAGACTACACAATGTCAAAATGTAGACTACTTTAATGATGTGTGTTGTGATATTATAACCTACATAATGTAGACTACTTTCATGGtgtgtatgtttttgttttcttcacTTTTTATAAATCAAATGCTGCAATATTCTCAATGTTGTGATGTCCTttgttgtgtgtttgttttcTACTTTTATTAATAAAATGTTCAAACAATACTGTAATGTATGTTGTGACATCGCTTGTTATACAATGTGTCATAAATCTGCTGCTGGCAATGCTTCAAGAGTGAATTGTCTTTGATTCTTCTGCCACTCAAGAGACCAACCAAAGATACAAACAATTGCCACTAGGGGTCACCTAAATATAACTAGAGAGAGATAGTTGAGAAAAGGGATTGATACTGTAGTTTTGCAGCGCTTATGCAACTACGCGCCACCAATGGTACGCTTGATCCACAGTTGACGTGACTGACTCTGACGTCTCTCATAAAGAGGCAGAACGCATCACACCCGGTCTC
This genomic stretch from Salvelinus fontinalis isolate EN_2023a chromosome 41, ASM2944872v1, whole genome shotgun sequence harbors:
- the LOC129840442 gene encoding nectin-1-like, encoding MARVKSYLTLLLLFLPEGFSQLVRTQQVVTATMGEDAHFSCRLMKPKDVLQVTWQKETSGATENVATYNKRFGPVVNPPFQRNVEFEDEGLQNCSIVIRGVSRGDESCYKCLFNAYPEGAISGRTCLQINELYGPSLIITQTNNSHTTLSCSATGRPVPIVTWDHIENISLDKSTMAEVTHPNETVTVTITAMVAASSLPDKDTRVRCVASSVGAVKEVSMVIPTRDQASFAGQSQVSDDDRISGTVVGAVMGSMCLIAGICVILWFLKRRKDTSSRKAPVSDPEISRTPTKTTEWETPTSSPPTRDSQTFTPSRKTTPISSPFTMLDSLSSSAKHIMQQAQDVVRKISPEKPDDLQCRRKLL